Proteins found in one Plasmodium gaboni strain SY75 chromosome 13, whole genome shotgun sequence genomic segment:
- a CDS encoding putative exported protein (Plasmodium exported protein, unknown function) yields MYFIYKHIFLFVLLYNIFLSSSYQFPPAKYGHNNKYSRSYVPISSTPIKPLPEHYTFEYIRDQLKHMKELKDEIIRNRLRNHELMDKIDIQDLIEKQRRKKDNELKDTHEKYNKYKLLLDNEEDEKRKKILLQLENDEENTDYLNEQEHKEEENKNNKKKKYKIQDDKINKDENTSNRTYKDIREKNKRLRDKEKLNQLDKNDTYRKYIKKELSEVRLLKDQIIQDKIKKSRLKKDNLIDYELTKLLLEEEKRQLELSSEYIEQQKIKKAKKLKMQKKEEKYDKFKLSIKKSIKKLLRKINLVIYKMLEKIFDGDKWYRVFYYIYRVTLIKIIFKKLDKAYDKAEDSIIENESGGYAFLFSSLVGAIVLLYYASTLAISSIPVAYIILLIFLSGFVLGALGSIYFIITEKGPYAKRKRSKRMALIKSLYENDEENKLDNS; encoded by the exons atgtactttatatataaacatatatttctatttgttcttttatataatatatttttatcatcttCTTATCAA TTCCCCCCAGCTAAGTATGGTcataataacaaatataGCAGAAGTTATGTCCCAATAAGTTCTACACCTATTAAACCCTTACCAGAACATTATACCTTTGAGTATATAAGGGATCAATTAAAACATATGAAAGAATTAAAAGATGAAATAATAAGGAATAGATTAAGAAATCACGAATTAATGGATAAAATAGATATACAAGACCTAATAGAAAAGCaaagaagaaaaaaggACAACGAATTAAAAGATACAcatgaaaaatataataagtACAAATTATTACTTGATaatgaagaagatgaaaaaagaaaaaaaattttattgCAGTTGgaaaatgatgaagaaaatacagattatttaaatgaacAAGAACataaagaagaagaaaataaaaataataaaaagaaaaaatataaaatacaaGATGATAAAATTAACAAAGATGAAAATACATCTAATAGAACATACAAAGATATTagagaaaaaaacaaaCGGTTAAGAGacaaagaaaaattaaatcaATTAGATAAAAACGATACCTAtaggaaatatataaaaaaggaattaTCAGAAGTTAGATTATTAAAAGATCAAATAATCCAagataaaattaaaaaaagtagATTAAAAAAGGATAATTTAATAGATTATGAATTAACAAAACTCTTATtagaagaagaaaaaaggCAGTTAGAATTATCAAGTGAATATATAGAACAgcaaaaaataaaaaaagcCAAAAAGTTAAAGAtgcaaaaaaaagaagaaaagTATGATAAGTTTAAATTgtctataaaaaaaagtataaaGAAACtattaagaaaaattaacttagttatatacaaaatgtTAGAAAAGATATTCGATGGTGATAAGTGGTATAGagtattttattatatatatagggTAACcttaataaaaataattttcaaaaaattaGACAAGGCGTATGATAAAGCTGAAGATTCAATAATAGAAAATGAATCGGGAGGTTATgcttttttattttcaagCTTGGTAGGAGCAatagtattattatattatgcTTCGACCTTAGCTATATCTAGTATTCCTGTAgcatatataattcttctaatttttttatcgGGATTTGTTTTAGGAGCATTAGgttctatatattttataattactGAAAAAGGTCCATATGCTAAAAGGAAAAGATCCAAAAGAATGGCTTTAATAAAATcattatatgaaaatgatgaagaaaataaattagaTAATTCTTAG